One window of the Asticcacaulis sp. SL142 genome contains the following:
- a CDS encoding aspartate aminotransferase family protein, translating to MDNLSPNLPSPEALDSFWMPFTPNRQFKAQPRLLVSANDMHYQSHDGRQILDMTAGIWCSNAGHNRPKIVEAIQKQAAEMDFAPTFNMAHPKVFEFTHKLSKLLPYDLKRVFLTNSGSESADTALKIALAYQRARGMAGKVRLIGRERAYHGVGFGGISVGGIPKNRLFGPLLNGVDHLPHTYQPELGRFIKGEPEHGLDSAEALERIITLHDASTIAAVIVEPVAGSTGVLVPPKGYLKRLREICDKHDILLIFDEVITGFGRLGAAFGADYFGVRPDIMCMAKGITNAAVPMGAVAVSNRIYDTFMQTSETPIELFHGYTYTGHPLACAAGIATLETYAEEGLFARAADMAPYWQEAIHSLKDARHVIDIRNLGLIGGIELEPRAGAATARAMEVFNKAFDAGLLIRVTGDIIAMSPPLILEKSHIDQAVEILRKVLSETE from the coding sequence ATGGATAATCTCAGCCCCAACCTGCCGTCGCCCGAAGCGCTCGACAGCTTTTGGATGCCCTTTACCCCCAACCGGCAGTTCAAGGCCCAGCCGCGGCTGTTGGTGTCGGCCAATGACATGCACTACCAAAGCCATGACGGGCGTCAGATTCTGGATATGACGGCGGGCATATGGTGCTCCAACGCCGGCCATAACCGTCCGAAAATCGTTGAGGCCATTCAGAAGCAGGCGGCGGAGATGGACTTCGCCCCGACCTTCAACATGGCCCACCCCAAGGTCTTTGAGTTTACCCATAAGCTGTCCAAGCTTTTGCCCTATGACCTCAAGCGGGTGTTCCTGACCAATTCGGGGTCAGAATCCGCCGATACGGCGCTCAAGATCGCCCTGGCCTATCAGCGCGCGCGCGGCATGGCAGGTAAGGTGCGGCTGATCGGGCGGGAGCGGGCCTATCACGGCGTCGGCTTTGGCGGCATCAGCGTCGGCGGCATCCCTAAAAACCGATTATTTGGCCCGCTGCTGAACGGCGTTGACCACCTGCCCCACACCTATCAGCCTGAACTTGGCCGCTTTATCAAGGGCGAACCGGAGCATGGTCTGGACTCTGCCGAAGCGCTGGAGCGGATCATCACCCTGCATGACGCCTCAACCATCGCCGCCGTGATTGTCGAACCCGTGGCCGGATCGACCGGGGTTCTGGTGCCGCCGAAGGGCTATCTGAAACGCCTGCGCGAAATCTGCGATAAACACGACATTCTGCTGATTTTCGATGAGGTCATCACCGGCTTTGGGCGATTGGGCGCGGCCTTCGGGGCCGACTATTTCGGCGTGCGGCCCGACATCATGTGCATGGCCAAGGGCATCACCAATGCGGCCGTGCCAATGGGGGCGGTCGCCGTATCGAACCGCATCTATGACACCTTTATGCAGACCAGTGAGACACCGATTGAGCTGTTCCACGGCTATACCTATACCGGCCACCCTCTGGCCTGTGCGGCGGGGATTGCGACCTTAGAGACCTATGCTGAAGAAGGCCTGTTTGCGCGCGCTGCCGATATGGCCCCCTACTGGCAGGAGGCGATCCATTCCTTAAAAGATGCCCGTCATGTCATTGATATCCGCAATCTGGGTTTGATCGGCGGGATCGAGCTTGAACCGCGCGCAGGTGCCGCGACCGCGCGGGCGATGGAGGTGTTCAACAAAGCCTTCGATGCCGGACTTCTGATCCGCGTGACAGGTGACATCATCGCCATGTCCCCGCCGCTGATCCTTGAGAAATCCCATATAGATCAGGCGGTGGAGATACTGCGGAAAGTTCTATCGGAGACGGAATAG
- a CDS encoding MFS transporter encodes MSNPPAEIPPVNPSPSLYKGPLQIPAFRSFLLARFISVLSYSAQSAAIAWHIYETARETTGVGQSALYVGLMGLCQFIAMFITTLPAGVVVDKYDRKKVMGFTIAAQAVIALGFFALAVTPDSPFWALFVLSACLGVTRSFIAPAGSSIGPMIVPRDMLPKAIAINSLSFQVGGVLGPALGGMLVAASTGFAYGVSAVLFVIAGIIILNIKANTQPDYAGGSKMEMVREGLSYIWTNKVVLGALSLDLFAVLLGGATALLPIFAKDVLHVGPEGYGILRSSAAVGAMATAAWLARRPIRRHAGKWMYGGVAIFGICTIIFGISQSFWVSVAALVVLGAADMVSVYVRGTLVQIVTPDYMRGRVASVSYLFIGASNELGEFESGVAARFLGPVGAALFGGIGSLIVTGAWVKLFPALYKSDQL; translated from the coding sequence GTGTCAAATCCCCCTGCCGAAATCCCGCCCGTCAATCCATCGCCGTCGCTCTACAAAGGGCCGCTGCAAATTCCGGCCTTTCGCAGTTTCCTGCTGGCGCGCTTCATTTCGGTCCTAAGCTATTCGGCTCAGTCGGCGGCGATTGCCTGGCATATCTATGAAACGGCGCGCGAGACCACCGGGGTGGGGCAATCGGCGCTCTATGTCGGGTTGATGGGCCTGTGTCAGTTTATCGCCATGTTTATCACGACCCTGCCCGCTGGTGTGGTCGTGGACAAATACGATCGCAAGAAGGTGATGGGCTTTACGATAGCAGCCCAAGCCGTGATTGCGCTTGGGTTTTTCGCCTTGGCGGTGACACCGGATTCGCCATTCTGGGCGCTGTTTGTGCTGTCGGCGTGTCTGGGGGTGACGCGCTCATTTATCGCCCCCGCCGGTTCCAGCATCGGGCCGATGATTGTGCCGCGCGACATGCTGCCCAAGGCGATCGCCATCAATTCCCTGTCGTTTCAGGTCGGCGGGGTGCTGGGGCCAGCGCTCGGGGGCATGCTGGTGGCGGCTTCGACCGGCTTTGCCTACGGCGTCAGTGCAGTGCTTTTCGTGATTGCAGGCATTATCATCCTCAACATCAAGGCCAATACCCAGCCGGACTATGCGGGCGGTTCCAAGATGGAAATGGTCAGGGAAGGCCTGAGCTACATCTGGACCAATAAGGTCGTGCTGGGGGCCTTGTCACTGGATCTGTTTGCGGTTTTGCTGGGCGGGGCGACGGCCCTGCTGCCGATTTTTGCCAAGGACGTTTTGCATGTCGGGCCGGAAGGCTACGGTATTTTACGGTCATCCGCGGCGGTAGGTGCCATGGCCACGGCGGCCTGGCTGGCGCGGCGCCCGATCCGGCGTCATGCCGGTAAGTGGATGTATGGCGGGGTAGCGATATTTGGGATTTGCACCATCATATTCGGTATTTCCCAAAGCTTTTGGGTGTCGGTCGCAGCCCTGGTGGTGCTGGGGGCGGCCGATATGGTCAGCGTCTATGTGCGCGGGACCCTGGTGCAGATCGTCACGCCGGATTACATGCGCGGGCGGGTGGCGTCGGTGTCCTACCTGTTTATCGGCGCGTCCAATGAGTTAGGAGAGTTTGAATCCGGTGTGGCCGCGCGGTTCTTAGGGCCGGTCGGGGCGGCGCTGTTTGGCGGGATCGGCTCGCTGATTGTCACCGGCGCGTGGGTCAAGCTGTTTCCGGCGTTATATAAATCCGACCAGCTATAG
- a CDS encoding GntR family transcriptional regulator, with translation MFRYRRSVLAVEALSSYLLKADDASFHDQVYDALAEALTEGVFAPGQSVSLRTLASGLNVSPMPVREAVRRLIAEKALELQPSNKRLRVPSLSEDRLHQLAKARSWVEPELAAIAAIKATPELVDTLKEEDDTLMVALSKGDVEGYMKANHAFHFHIYKAAHADLFYDMARTLWLQTGPFMRVVFNKLGTVQLPRDHHQELIGAFAARDADTARTAMAEDIAEGMDLMVEAVRV, from the coding sequence ATGTTCCGCTACAGGAGATCAGTTTTGGCTGTGGAAGCGTTGAGTTCATATTTGCTAAAGGCCGACGACGCCTCCTTCCACGATCAGGTCTATGACGCCCTGGCCGAAGCCCTGACCGAAGGTGTTTTCGCGCCGGGACAGTCAGTGTCGCTGCGCACACTTGCCAGCGGGCTAAATGTATCGCCCATGCCGGTGCGCGAAGCTGTGCGCCGTCTGATCGCCGAAAAAGCGCTGGAGTTGCAGCCGTCAAATAAACGCCTGCGGGTGCCGTCCTTGTCTGAAGATCGCCTGCATCAACTGGCTAAGGCCCGCTCCTGGGTCGAGCCGGAACTGGCGGCGATCGCGGCGATCAAGGCGACGCCGGAGTTGGTCGATACGCTTAAGGAAGAAGACGATACCCTGATGGTCGCGCTCTCCAAAGGCGATGTCGAAGGCTATATGAAGGCCAATCACGCCTTTCATTTCCATATCTACAAGGCGGCTCATGCCGACCTGTTTTACGATATGGCGCGCACCCTGTGGCTGCAAACCGGGCCGTTTATGCGGGTGGTGTTCAATAAGCTCGGCACGGTGCAATTGCCTCGCGATCACCATCAGGAACTGATCGGTGCCTTTGCTGCCCGCGATGCCGACACCGCCCGCACCGCCATGGCCGAGGACATCGCAGAGGGCATGGATCTGATGGTGGAGGCGGTGAGGGTATAG
- the flgK gene encoding flagellar hook-associated protein FlgK, giving the protein MSLSNILNIGVSGLITAQNQLSIVSDNISNLNTPGYIRKKLEQNAATVNGVGAGVTTGQVNLSTSTYLQSASLKATSASAQAQAYYELLDQIQGQFGDISEAGNVFNLGDEIFTTFAKAAESPQSTASRQEIVTNLENFLDETARIADQIQTIRKDADSRISSGVKSVNDLLKNISQLNGVISQAYVTGGDASGAQTTQSQYMDELSKLIDVGVSSNGTGGVTLRTQSGFNLVTKDSYATLSYQSAGNVDADTTFNSIYVTGPDGEKRDFGDHLGSGELKGLTDLRDDTSVKISEQLSEYVSAFADQLNAAHNAASAVPAPTALNGKATDLTLAEAATGFTGTTNLVVTNSSGVIQRRVELNMTAGTWTAYNAAGAAVGTGGYAPATFDTDITAAMGGYGTVSFTNGQLSVAASQTAPGSAGNGIAVVEPDTGASAKNGRSFSHYFGLNDLITSSGHTQYDTGLTSTSNHGFTAGDTIRFDLREANGSILAKVDFQIPAGTQMSDLLTALNSTTTGVGSYGQFALSSEGELQFTGYGTPSNKLSVLSDQSSRLNAGGASLTEFFGVGGTPATRIGTFSVSDRISNNLYNLSMAQVDLSAPAGESALVSGDGDGALLMSKIGDATYNFNKAGYSGVGLSSLSRYASDLAGQIGTLASSAEKRRDSAEALSSEATARRSSVEGVNLDEELVNLTTFQQAYNASSRVIQTAKDMYDILLNLV; this is encoded by the coding sequence ATGTCGCTTTCAAACATCCTGAATATCGGTGTTTCGGGCCTGATTACGGCCCAGAACCAGTTGAGTATTGTCTCGGACAATATTTCTAACCTCAATACACCGGGCTATATCCGTAAGAAACTTGAGCAAAACGCGGCCACGGTTAACGGCGTTGGTGCCGGGGTGACCACCGGTCAGGTTAATCTGTCGACCAGCACTTATCTGCAGAGCGCCTCGCTCAAGGCTACCTCAGCCTCGGCTCAGGCCCAGGCCTATTACGAATTGCTGGATCAAATTCAGGGCCAGTTCGGCGACATCAGCGAAGCCGGCAATGTCTTTAATTTGGGCGATGAAATCTTCACCACCTTCGCCAAGGCCGCCGAAAGCCCGCAATCGACCGCCAGCCGTCAGGAAATCGTCACTAATCTGGAAAACTTCCTCGATGAGACGGCGCGTATCGCCGACCAGATTCAGACGATCCGCAAGGATGCGGATTCGCGCATTTCATCGGGCGTCAAATCGGTCAACGACCTTCTGAAAAACATCAGTCAGTTGAACGGCGTCATCTCACAGGCCTATGTCACCGGCGGCGACGCCTCCGGCGCTCAGACCACCCAGTCGCAATATATGGATGAACTGTCCAAGCTGATCGACGTCGGTGTCTCATCGAACGGCACGGGCGGCGTGACCTTACGCACCCAGTCGGGGTTTAATCTGGTCACCAAGGACTCTTACGCGACCTTAAGCTACCAGTCCGCCGGCAATGTCGATGCCGACACGACCTTCAATTCAATCTATGTCACCGGCCCTGACGGCGAAAAGCGCGACTTTGGCGACCATCTGGGCAGCGGCGAGCTTAAGGGCCTGACTGATCTGCGCGACGATACCTCGGTCAAGATTTCCGAGCAACTCTCCGAATATGTCTCGGCCTTTGCCGATCAGTTGAACGCCGCCCATAATGCCGCCAGCGCCGTACCGGCCCCGACCGCACTTAATGGCAAGGCAACCGACCTGACCCTGGCCGAAGCCGCCACCGGCTTTACCGGTACCACCAATCTGGTGGTCACCAATTCATCCGGTGTCATCCAGCGCCGGGTCGAACTGAACATGACCGCAGGCACCTGGACCGCCTATAATGCGGCGGGGGCGGCCGTTGGCACGGGCGGCTATGCCCCGGCAACCTTTGATACCGACATCACCGCCGCCATGGGCGGCTATGGCACGGTCAGCTTCACCAATGGTCAGTTAAGCGTTGCCGCCAGCCAGACCGCACCGGGTTCCGCCGGAAACGGCATTGCGGTCGTTGAGCCTGACACGGGTGCTTCAGCCAAAAATGGCCGATCTTTTTCGCACTATTTCGGCCTAAACGACCTGATCACTTCCTCGGGTCATACCCAATACGATACCGGCCTGACCTCGACCTCCAACCATGGCTTTACCGCCGGCGATACCATCCGCTTTGACCTGCGCGAAGCCAATGGCTCCATTCTGGCCAAGGTCGATTTCCAGATACCGGCCGGCACGCAGATGAGCGATCTGCTGACTGCGCTCAATTCAACCACCACCGGCGTCGGCTCCTATGGTCAGTTTGCGCTGTCATCCGAAGGTGAATTGCAATTCACCGGCTACGGCACCCCGTCAAACAAACTGAGTGTTTTGTCGGATCAGTCCTCGCGCCTAAATGCCGGGGGCGCATCGCTCACAGAATTTTTCGGCGTCGGCGGCACACCCGCCACCCGCATAGGCACGTTTTCCGTTAGCGACCGCATCTCCAATAATCTCTATAATCTGTCGATGGCGCAGGTTGACCTGTCGGCCCCGGCGGGTGAATCGGCCCTGGTCAGCGGCGACGGCGACGGCGCGCTGTTGATGTCCAAGATCGGCGACGCCACCTATAATTTTAATAAAGCCGGCTATTCCGGCGTCGGTCTGTCGTCCCTGTCGCGCTACGCCTCTGACCTTGCCGGCCAGATCGGCACCCTGGCCTCTTCCGCTGAAAAGCGCCGCGATTCCGCCGAAGCGTTGTCGAGCGAGGCCACGGCCCGGCGCTCTTCGGTCGAAGGGGTCAATCTGGATGAAGAATTGGTCAATCTGACCACGTTCCAGCAGGCCTATAACGCCTCATCCCGCGTCATTCAAACCGCTAAGGATATGTACGATATCCTGCTTAATCTGGTGTAA
- a CDS encoding flagellin, with product MRISTGQSWNNALSNLMQAQARQNQANEQVQTQKVATDLGGYGRSSEIVASYQSSITRIDGYLSVNQTVGDRLNTQNLALERVGEGAEGARQTILDALSNGTANTMMQALNSDFAAVVDGLNFKHQGQYLFAGGKDDTAPVNVSTMAQAAALTNVADAFDNGTIKKSSQIDATTSLQTGMLASDLGTEVMQIYKDLYDYHASANGPLDGELNDAQQTFLSGIASRFATAYSNVLESTSLNGTYQNRVENAATSLTAQSTSLQGLLADRTKVDLAEAYTKLEMATVSVNASAQVVANLKQTTLLDLLR from the coding sequence ATGAGAATCTCAACCGGCCAAAGCTGGAACAATGCTTTATCGAACCTGATGCAGGCGCAAGCACGCCAAAATCAGGCCAATGAGCAGGTTCAAACCCAAAAGGTCGCTACCGACCTTGGCGGCTATGGCCGCTCATCGGAAATCGTGGCCTCCTACCAGTCGTCAATCACCCGCATTGACGGCTATCTGAGCGTCAACCAGACGGTGGGCGATCGCCTCAATACTCAGAACCTGGCGCTGGAACGTGTAGGCGAAGGGGCCGAAGGGGCGCGCCAGACCATTCTCGATGCGCTCTCTAACGGCACCGCCAACACCATGATGCAGGCCCTCAATTCCGATTTTGCCGCTGTCGTCGATGGCCTGAACTTCAAGCATCAGGGCCAGTACCTGTTTGCGGGCGGCAAGGATGACACCGCCCCGGTCAATGTCTCGACCATGGCTCAGGCGGCGGCGCTGACCAATGTCGCAGACGCGTTCGATAACGGGACGATTAAAAAAAGCTCCCAGATCGACGCCACCACCAGTCTGCAAACCGGTATGCTGGCCAGCGATCTCGGCACCGAAGTCATGCAGATCTATAAGGATCTTTATGACTATCACGCGTCGGCTAACGGCCCGCTGGATGGTGAACTTAATGACGCTCAGCAGACCTTCCTGAGCGGCATCGCGTCGCGCTTTGCCACCGCCTATAGTAATGTGCTGGAATCGACCTCGCTCAACGGCACCTATCAGAACCGGGTCGAAAATGCCGCCACATCGTTGACGGCCCAATCAACCTCATTGCAGGGCCTGTTGGCCGATCGCACCAAAGTCGATCTTGCCGAGGCCTACACCAAGCTTGAGATGGCGACCGTGTCGGTCAATGCCTCGGCTCAGGTTGTTGCTAACCTCAAGCAAACGACCTTACTGGATCTGCTGCGGTAG
- a CDS encoding flagellar hook assembly protein FlgD has product MATSITDYLSTQSTPTNTTAAAGSTGLASTYETFLSLLTAQIKNQDPLSPMDTTEWTNQLVQYTSVEQQLQSNEYLATIANQGGDSMTTAVNYIGKDVSAEHDTATITASGSGTSWDYKLDGNVASTLLTVKNSNGDIVYTKSIENETQGSHSFEWDGKGSNGKAMAAGDYTLSVTAKNTAGTEIGSTVMVKGTVKSAEYENGEIILTIGDNRVPFYKILSVKEAAAA; this is encoded by the coding sequence ATGGCAACCAGCATTACCGATTATCTTTCGACCCAAAGCACGCCGACCAATACAACGGCGGCGGCGGGATCGACGGGGCTTGCGTCAACCTATGAGACGTTTCTGTCGCTGCTGACGGCCCAGATCAAAAATCAGGATCCGCTGTCGCCGATGGATACGACCGAGTGGACGAACCAGTTGGTTCAGTACACCAGTGTCGAACAACAACTTCAATCCAACGAATATCTGGCCACCATCGCCAATCAGGGCGGCGACAGCATGACGACCGCCGTCAACTATATCGGCAAGGACGTCAGCGCTGAGCATGACACCGCCACCATAACGGCCAGCGGTTCGGGGACGTCATGGGACTATAAGCTCGACGGTAATGTCGCCAGTACGCTCCTGACCGTCAAAAATTCTAACGGCGATATCGTCTACACCAAGAGCATTGAGAATGAGACTCAAGGCAGTCACAGCTTTGAGTGGGACGGCAAGGGCTCCAATGGCAAGGCCATGGCGGCCGGCGACTATACCTTAAGCGTCACCGCCAAAAACACAGCCGGTACGGAGATTGGCTCAACCGTCATGGTCAAGGGCACCGTCAAATCCGCCGAATACGAAAACGGCGAGATCATCCTGACCATCGGCGACAACCGCGTACCCTTCTACAAAATCCTGTCGGTCAAGGAGGCTGCGGCAGCCTGA
- a CDS encoding flagellar hook-length control protein FliK, giving the protein MSFDAHNLILPGAMTSADAASSAGGQSLSDAEQAGIKSRFDQALQTQTAESDSTDTSVKAATDTPSTPEGAPPVLVSVDGVAVPAVAPVSASPVSVELLAQAIYAETQVSGEGGLETRPTLDKTIDQALGQTPDLTLTADDSAAATVAQSPVVQALMAPLNAAQNSKPSDASATEAAKPTAAVPALDLAAALMAAQLAQSDEAQFTEIKSADAAETPPTDADLEALLKTLPPELQALLQATANPANGQAKPAIPKPTSAESNSQSLMDKAFAGTSADAQTLTAKDADTSVDPALSAVKDMTAVASAADELAQPAVATAQASQVPTSQSEAQALVNNLSARLNGATAASSASSAATAQVYVMSNQTADNIAALAANIQKKMDGKSMRFDMELRPSDMGRVDVRMEINTDGKLSAHLSFDSPVAESEFRGRQDELRRQLEQSGFNLEDGSLSFSSRDQNPQQSGRDSGRDKADQSAVTASAASAQFSQTEDTADDLSGSNWLPGMDGFDSMGGRIALNVRV; this is encoded by the coding sequence ATGTCGTTTGACGCGCACAATCTGATCCTGCCGGGGGCTATGACCTCTGCCGATGCGGCATCGTCCGCGGGCGGGCAGAGCCTGTCAGACGCTGAGCAGGCTGGCATCAAGTCGCGCTTTGATCAGGCCCTGCAAACCCAAACGGCTGAAAGCGATTCGACCGACACATCGGTAAAGGCCGCGACGGATACGCCCTCAACGCCCGAAGGCGCGCCCCCAGTCCTGGTATCTGTGGACGGCGTCGCTGTGCCAGCGGTAGCCCCGGTATCGGCATCGCCGGTTTCGGTCGAGCTTTTGGCTCAGGCCATATATGCTGAAACTCAGGTGAGTGGCGAGGGCGGACTGGAAACACGCCCGACTCTGGATAAGACGATAGACCAGGCTTTGGGCCAAACTCCTGACCTGACCCTCACTGCCGATGACTCTGCCGCCGCGACCGTAGCGCAGTCGCCTGTGGTTCAGGCGCTGATGGCCCCCCTGAACGCGGCGCAAAACTCAAAGCCGTCAGACGCTAGCGCGACAGAGGCGGCAAAACCCACGGCCGCCGTGCCTGCGCTTGACCTGGCGGCGGCGTTGATGGCGGCGCAACTGGCACAATCTGATGAAGCCCAATTTACTGAGATTAAGTCTGCCGATGCCGCAGAAACCCCGCCAACCGACGCCGATCTTGAGGCCTTGCTGAAAACCCTGCCGCCAGAGCTTCAGGCCCTGTTGCAGGCGACGGCTAACCCGGCGAATGGTCAGGCAAAACCCGCAATCCCGAAACCCACCTCGGCTGAGTCCAACAGCCAAAGCCTAATGGATAAGGCCTTTGCCGGAACCTCTGCGGATGCGCAAACCCTGACCGCCAAGGATGCAGATACATCGGTCGATCCTGCCTTAAGCGCCGTCAAGGATATGACGGCGGTCGCGTCTGCTGCGGATGAACTGGCCCAACCGGCGGTGGCAACCGCGCAAGCGTCTCAGGTGCCGACTTCGCAGAGCGAGGCTCAGGCTCTGGTCAATAATTTGTCGGCGCGGCTGAACGGCGCCACGGCGGCATCAAGTGCATCAAGCGCCGCCACGGCTCAGGTCTATGTCATGTCAAACCAGACGGCGGACAATATCGCCGCACTGGCCGCCAATATTCAGAAGAAAATGGACGGCAAGTCGATGCGCTTTGACATGGAACTGCGCCCAAGTGACATGGGCCGGGTCGATGTCCGTATGGAAATCAATACCGACGGTAAGCTGTCGGCGCACTTGAGCTTCGACAGCCCGGTGGCTGAGAGCGAGTTCCGCGGCCGTCAGGACGAACTGCGCCGGCAACTGGAACAGTCGGGGTTTAATCTCGAAGACGGGTCTTTGAGCTTCTCTTCGCGCGATCAGAACCCGCAGCAGTCGGGGCGTGATTCCGGCCGCGATAAAGCGGATCAGTCCGCCGTGACGGCCTCGGCGGCCAGTGCGCAGTTTTCACAGACCGAAGATACGGCAGATGATCTGTCAGGGAGCAACTGGCTGCCGGGCATGGATGGCTTTGACAGTATGGGCGGGCGTATCGCGCTCAATGTAAGGGTTTAG